Proteins co-encoded in one Arachis hypogaea cultivar Tifrunner chromosome 11, arahy.Tifrunner.gnm2.J5K5, whole genome shotgun sequence genomic window:
- the LOC112720855 gene encoding WAT1-related protein At4g01440-like — protein MYIVAQLLSGVAVTSKIPLSTELSTLIGASKAFQILSNVGLVSTIVDVAGFLMLHLLQCIVGASVTQYFFLLGIQYTSATFACAFINMVPVITFIMALLFGLESVNIKCKSGRAKILGTLVCIGGALLLTLYKGKPLFNYASATSIEKTGTSSSSGRWTIGVVALILGTLFWSSWYIVQLSISKRFPCQYSSTALMIFFGAIQAAFISLSIQHHDFSIWVLNGKLPIIAVLFFVSH, from the exons ATGTACATCGTCGCACAGCTTCTTAGTGGCGTCGCCGTCACTTCCAAAATCCCCCTATCGACAGAGCTCTCCACCCTCATCGGTGCATCAAAAG CATTTCAAATTTTGTCAAATGTTGGCTTAGTTAGTACA ATTGTGGATGTGGCTGGTTTCCTTATGTTACATCTTCTTCAGTGCATTGTGGG GGCATCAGTGACACAATATTTCTTCCTGCTGGGGATCCAATATACTTCTGCTACCTTTGCTTGTGCATTCATCAACATGGTGCCTGTGATCACATTCATTATGGCATTACTATTTGG GTTAGAGAGTGTGAACATCAAGTGCAAGAGTGGGAGAGCAAAGATTCTTGGGACATTGGTGTGCATAGGGGGTGCATTGTTGTTGACACTCTATAAAGGAAAGCCCTTGTTTAACTATGCTTCTGCAACTTCTATAGAAAAGACAGGAACAAGTAGTAGTAGTGGAAGATGGACCATTGGTGTTGTGGCTTTGATTCTTGGAACACTGTTTTGGTCATCTTGGTACATAGTACAGTTAAGCATAAGCAAGAGGTTCCCATGTCAATACTCAAGCACAGCCCTGATGATCTTCTTTGGAGCCATTCAAGCAGCTTTCATAAGCTTGTCCATTCAACACCATGATTTCTCCATTTGGGTTCTCAATGGAAAGCTTCCAATAATTGCTGTTCTGTTCTTTGTGAGTCACTAA